A single region of the Candidatus Methanomethylicota archaeon genome encodes:
- a CDS encoding deoxyribodipyrimidine photo-lyase → MKVLYWFRRDLRTKDNRALAEAISKADKIVAVFVIDSEVLGYLKMSHYDSRFKFLLNALRNLDKRIRLHVFYGKTYEIFNYLLGKYKFDAIYTTNSLSWIEDSKIQEVKELCQRNSVKFIEIIDNILVNPFSIGSSIINFTTFYRRWRKLVDAKTIGELSFDNFIEIDEPNLEELCKKYGWSFSEDLLWKVDWYNYRLQSFDFGKYAITKDYPHLDGTSKLSPYISLGIVSIRDLFNKAVDVSEEFIRQLAWREFYYYLKYKHPYMKYLELKPHRRNIAWNYDKSLINTFKEGKTGYPIVDAGIRQLKMEKWMHNRVRLIVANFLVKDLLIDWRIGEEFFRENLIDYDEVLNIGNWQWSASVGVDPLFVRIFNPMKQAEKYDPLCQYIKKYIPELRDYKCRELHNPIKYRIREYYEPIVDHYEQIKKFREMISSDRIKHTYH, encoded by the coding sequence ATGAAGGTTCTTTATTGGTTTAGGCGTGACTTAAGGACAAAAGACAATAGAGCCCTCGCCGAAGCCATATCTAAAGCTGATAAAATAGTAGCTGTTTTTGTAATTGATTCCGAGGTCCTAGGTTATTTGAAAATGAGTCATTATGATTCACGTTTTAAATTTCTTCTAAATGCTCTAAGAAATTTGGATAAAAGAATAAGACTCCATGTATTCTATGGTAAAACTTATGAAATCTTTAATTATCTATTAGGGAAATATAAATTTGATGCTATTTATACAACGAATTCTCTCTCTTGGATTGAAGACTCTAAAATACAAGAGGTTAAAGAACTATGTCAAAGAAATAGTGTTAAATTTATTGAAATTATTGATAACATTCTTGTTAATCCATTTTCAATTGGTTCATCTATTATAAATTTTACCACATTCTATAGACGATGGAGAAAGCTAGTGGATGCTAAAACCATTGGAGAACTTTCTTTTGATAATTTTATTGAAATAGATGAACCAAATCTAGAAGAATTATGTAAAAAATATGGATGGAGTTTTTCAGAGGATTTATTATGGAAAGTTGATTGGTATAATTATAGACTACAATCCTTCGACTTTGGAAAATATGCTATAACCAAAGATTATCCACATTTAGATGGGACTTCTAAGTTATCCCCTTACATAAGCCTTGGTATAGTATCTATTAGGGATTTATTTAATAAAGCAGTAGACGTCTCAGAGGAATTTATAAGACAACTAGCTTGGAGAGAGTTTTATTATTATTTAAAATATAAGCATCCTTACATGAAATACTTGGAGCTTAAACCACATAGAAGAAATATTGCTTGGAATTATGACAAATCTCTAATAAATACTTTTAAGGAAGGTAAGACTGGTTATCCAATTGTAGATGCGGGTATTAGACAATTGAAGATGGAAAAGTGGATGCACAATAGGGTTAGACTAATAGTAGCTAACTTTTTGGTCAAAGATCTTCTTATAGACTGGAGAATTGGAGAGGAATTCTTCAGAGAAAATCTAATTGACTATGATGAAGTTCTTAATATTGGTAATTGGCAGTGGTCTGCTTCAGTAGGTGTAGATCCACTTTTTGTAAGAATATTTAATCCTATGAAGCAGGCGGAAAAGTATGATCCATTATGTCAATATATTAAAAAATACATACCTGAACTAAGAGATTATAAATGCAGAGAGCTTCATAATCCAATAAAATATAGAATAAGAGAATATTACGAGCCAATAGTAGATCATTATGAGCAAATAAAAAAGTTTAGAGAAATGATTAGTTCAGATAGAATTAAACATACCTATCATTAA
- the uvsE gene encoding UV DNA damage repair endonuclease UvsE produces MRIGLGFFCSTSDNKLSTNHGIRVRNINEERLLRVFKRNVRDLIKLSRSMNLKIFRLGSGFIPLATHPQFKQDWFNVIEKILRELAYTVRSYGIRITMHPGQYVVLNSPKENIINKSLAELKYHFWILDTFNLGEESVVVTHVGGVYGDKAKAVKRLESTLENNRWVMRRLALENDEKFYSTSEVIEIAESFNIPVVFDYYHHMLNPSNFDLDRLLSTWRNIIPEIHLSSIPLRPHRFGEHGDYVDIKDFKKLISLFDEEQVIDIIVEAKKKEMAIAKLLEEIRKEGIKLFLRE; encoded by the coding sequence TTGAGAATAGGATTGGGATTTTTCTGTTCGACAAGTGATAATAAATTATCTACCAATCATGGAATAAGAGTTCGCAATATAAATGAAGAAAGACTATTGAGAGTTTTCAAGAGGAATGTGAGGGATTTAATAAAACTCTCCAGAAGTATGAATTTAAAAATATTTAGACTTGGTTCTGGTTTTATCCCTCTTGCAACTCATCCTCAATTTAAACAGGATTGGTTTAATGTTATTGAAAAAATATTGAGGGAGTTAGCTTATACTGTAAGAAGCTATGGTATTAGAATAACAATGCATCCAGGTCAGTATGTAGTGCTCAATAGCCCCAAGGAGAATATTATTAATAAATCCCTTGCAGAATTAAAATATCACTTTTGGATATTGGACACATTTAATCTTGGAGAGGAAAGTGTTGTAGTTACACATGTTGGAGGCGTCTATGGAGATAAAGCAAAAGCAGTTAAAAGACTTGAGTCTACTCTGGAAAATAATAGGTGGGTTATGAGAAGATTAGCATTAGAGAATGATGAAAAGTTTTACTCCACATCTGAAGTTATAGAAATAGCTGAGTCATTCAATATTCCAGTGGTCTTTGATTACTATCATCATATGCTAAATCCATCGAATTTTGATTTAGATAGGCTCTTATCTACATGGAGGAATATAATTCCTGAAATACATCTATCATCTATTCCATTACGCCCTCATCGTTTTGGTGAGCATGGGGATTATGTTGATATAAAAGATTTTAAGAAATTGATTTCGTTATTCGATGAAGAACAAGTTATAGACATAATTGTAGAGGCAAAGAAGAAAGAGATGGCCATTGCCAAGCTATTGGAAGAAATTAGAAAAGAAGGAATAAAATTATTCTTGAGAGAGTGA
- a CDS encoding DUF523 and DUF1722 domain-containing protein: MLKHPKPRLVVSACLGFKATRYDGSIIHDEIVNTLREFADLLPICPEVEIGLEVPRKPLVITKDEYGIHIVSTEKGEDFSNRMEDFAKSFINKLVEIDGFIMKSKSPSCGVGDSKIYGKGGAVVGRINGIFTKLMREAFPLLPFESEKRLLNYEIRRNFLTKIFTIADLRETLPRAKAKDLIELHRRNKYVLMLYNPHILKSLGRLIAEIASRDLNELKESYRRMFLEALSKNPGRASYANVFTHLYSHIKDDLTNRERSYILTLIEDYRKGRNLLKTLIIYFRGFIYRLGNEYLAEQRFIEPYPEKLDKIEEQE; encoded by the coding sequence ATGCTAAAACATCCAAAACCTAGATTAGTTGTTAGTGCATGTCTTGGCTTTAAAGCTACTAGATATGATGGTAGCATAATCCATGATGAAATTGTCAATACCTTGAGAGAATTTGCTGATTTATTGCCTATATGTCCTGAGGTTGAAATCGGATTGGAAGTACCCAGAAAACCATTGGTTATTACGAAGGATGAGTATGGAATTCATATAGTGAGTACTGAAAAAGGAGAGGACTTTTCTAATCGTATGGAAGATTTTGCTAAGTCATTTATAAACAAACTTGTAGAAATTGATGGTTTTATAATGAAGTCTAAAAGCCCTTCATGTGGAGTAGGAGATTCAAAGATATATGGAAAAGGCGGGGCTGTGGTGGGTAGGATCAATGGAATCTTTACTAAGCTTATGCGAGAAGCTTTTCCACTTCTACCATTTGAGAGTGAAAAACGCCTGCTTAATTATGAAATACGAAGAAACTTCCTTACGAAAATATTTACCATAGCAGATCTCAGGGAAACACTCCCAAGAGCTAAAGCTAAGGATTTGATAGAATTACATAGGAGAAACAAATATGTCCTGATGTTGTATAACCCCCATATTCTAAAAAGCTTGGGCAGACTTATAGCTGAAATAGCTTCTAGAGATTTAAATGAGTTAAAAGAAAGTTATAGGAGAATGTTTTTAGAAGCTCTTTCCAAAAATCCTGGAAGAGCATCCTATGCAAATGTTTTTACACACTTATATAGTCATATAAAGGATGATTTGACGAATAGAGAAAGAAGTTATATTCTAACATTAATAGAGGATTATAGAAAAGGAAGAAATCTTTTAAAAACACTTATAATATACTTCAGAGGCTTTATTTATAGATTGGGAAATGAATATTTAGCAGAACAAAGATTCATAGAACCTTATCCTGAGAAATTAGATAAGATAGAAGAGCAAGAATAA
- a CDS encoding NOL1/NOP2/sun family putative RNA methylase, with protein MRARKLIEELNSQLYERLRKIDDSDEFFEYLTMPLRPSIRINTLKVNLEYALKRLKEYIVGKVPWCKEGFYFSTNEFGNIPEYKLGIIFSQEATSMIPPILMDLKPGMIILDIAAAPGAKTTQIAQYMENNGCIIANDVNPLRVNILISNLQRCGVLIAIVTVRDGRYFKKLKDKFDSVLVDVQCSNLGMIRKSYKHAKLWRLEDVYSLSKLQKELLTSAIQATKPGGTIVYSTCTLDPLENEEVIDYAINNFNIKIEKVNLPIKTSEVILEFEGKKYSEEVRKCLRIHPQNNNSEAFFVAKLRKLEN; from the coding sequence GTGAGAGCCAGAAAATTAATTGAAGAGTTAAACAGCCAACTTTATGAAAGATTAAGGAAAATTGATGATTCTGATGAATTTTTTGAATATTTAACAATGCCATTAAGACCTAGTATTAGAATTAATACATTAAAAGTGAATTTAGAATATGCTTTGAAGAGATTAAAAGAATATATAGTTGGAAAAGTTCCATGGTGTAAAGAAGGATTTTATTTTTCTACAAATGAATTTGGAAATATTCCAGAATATAAACTTGGAATAATTTTTTCACAAGAAGCTACATCAATGATTCCACCAATATTAATGGATTTAAAGCCAGGTATGATTATTTTAGATATTGCAGCAGCTCCTGGAGCTAAAACTACTCAAATAGCTCAATATATGGAAAATAATGGTTGTATAATTGCAAATGATGTAAATCCACTAAGAGTGAATATATTAATATCAAATTTACAAAGATGTGGAGTTCTTATAGCAATTGTAACTGTAAGAGATGGAAGATACTTTAAAAAATTAAAAGATAAATTTGATTCTGTACTTGTAGATGTTCAATGTAGTAATCTTGGAATGATAAGAAAGAGTTATAAACATGCTAAACTTTGGAGGCTTGAAGATGTTTATTCACTTTCAAAACTTCAAAAAGAACTTTTAACTTCTGCTATTCAAGCAACAAAACCAGGTGGAACAATAGTTTATTCTACATGTACTTTAGATCCTTTAGAAAATGAAGAAGTAATAGATTATGCAATAAATAATTTTAATATTAAAATTGAAAAAGTAAATCTACCAATAAAAACTAGTGAAGTTATTTTAGAATTTGAAGGAAAAAAATATAGTGAAGAGGTAAGAAAATGTTTGAGAATTCATCCACAAAACAACAACAGCGAAGCATTTTTCGTTGCCAAACTGAGAAAATTAGAGAATTAA
- the rbcL gene encoding type III ribulose-bisphosphate carboxylase produces MAEKFEWYNTFVKKDYKPDFENDVIVTFKVQPTEGFNIEDVIGAIASESSVGTWTTLSILPERIWKLMGKAYEIIDLKDGSLITRIAYPIEIFEEGNLPAFLASIAGNIFGMRRVKGLRIEDIYIPYSFMKFFKGPLKGIEGVREIYKIYERPIVGTVPKPKVGYTPEELEKIAYELLSGGMDYIKDDENLASPSFCRFEERAKHIMKAIELAERETGERKVWLANITADVRDMEKRLKIIADYGNPFIMIDVVIVGWSALTYIRDLAEEYNLGIHAHRAFHAAFTRNKNHGVSMFVLSKLYRLIGVDQLHIGTPEVGKLEAKTKEVIEYAKILREKEYIPDNLYHMKQYWYHIKPTLPTSSGGLHPGTLPEVIKSLGIDLVIQVGGGVLGHPDGPRAGAMAVRQAIDAIIKEISLEEYAKEHKELRRALEKWGTSKIS; encoded by the coding sequence TTGGCTGAAAAATTTGAATGGTATAATACTTTTGTAAAAAAAGATTATAAACCTGATTTTGAAAACGATGTTATAGTTACATTTAAAGTTCAACCAACTGAAGGTTTTAATATTGAAGATGTAATTGGAGCTATAGCTTCTGAAAGTAGTGTTGGTACTTGGACTACTTTATCTATTTTACCAGAAAGAATTTGGAAATTAATGGGAAAAGCTTATGAAATAATAGATTTAAAAGATGGTTCATTAATTACAAGAATAGCTTATCCAATAGAAATTTTTGAAGAAGGAAATCTTCCTGCATTTTTAGCTTCTATAGCTGGAAATATATTTGGAATGAGAAGAGTAAAGGGATTAAGAATTGAAGATATTTATATACCATATTCATTTATGAAATTCTTTAAAGGACCATTAAAAGGAATAGAAGGAGTAAGAGAAATTTATAAAATTTATGAAAGACCAATAGTTGGAACAGTTCCAAAACCAAAAGTAGGATATACTCCAGAAGAACTTGAAAAAATAGCTTATGAATTATTATCTGGAGGAATGGATTATATAAAAGATGATGAAAATTTAGCTTCACCTTCATTTTGCCGTTTTGAAGAAAGAGCAAAACATATAATGAAAGCCATAGAATTAGCTGAAAGAGAAACAGGTGAAAGAAAAGTATGGCTTGCTAATATAACTGCTGATGTAAGAGATATGGAAAAAAGACTCAAAATAATAGCAGATTATGGAAATCCATTTATTATGATAGATGTAGTAATAGTTGGTTGGTCAGCCTTGACATACATAAGAGATTTAGCTGAAGAATATAATTTAGGAATCCATGCTCATAGAGCTTTTCATGCTGCTTTTACAAGAAATAAAAATCATGGAGTTTCTATGTTTGTACTTTCTAAACTTTATAGATTAATAGGCGTAGATCAACTTCATATAGGAACACCTGAAGTTGGTAAATTAGAAGCAAAAACAAAGGAAGTTATAGAGTATGCTAAAATTTTAAGAGAAAAAGAATACATACCAGATAATTTATATCATATGAAACAATATTGGTATCATATAAAACCAACTCTTCCAACTTCTTCAGGTGGATTACATCCAGGTACATTACCTGAAGTAATTAAATCATTAGGCATAGATTTAGTAATTCAAGTAGGCGGTGGAGTACTTGGACATCCTGATGGTCCTAGAGCTGGTGCAATGGCAGTAAGACAAGCCATAGATGCGATAATTAAAGAAATTTCTTTAGAAGAGTATGCAAAAGAACATAAAGAATTAAGAAGAGCTTTAGAGAAATGGGGTACTTCAAAAATTTCATAA
- a CDS encoding DUF1152 domain-containing protein — MNSILFIALGGGGDVISAAMLALAFRRIGIKTNIASIVWERFSIDPIPGPIRFNEIKNAEKIGEYSMIVFENTKAIRGGKEILFQAVNVSKAIKEEIGIVDINSGVEGLEKGIKELAKFLKCNKIIGVDVGGDILSTGFEKNLWSPLADFLGLAALSKQNGIIAVHSLGSDGELNLNYLLKRIAFITKKGGFLGIRGMNKYDIEILERILNYAESEASRVSLMAWKGFYGYLKLRNNSRKTFVTPLNTLTFFLKSKIVAKYNPVIKELMNTKSLEEARKVLNEKNIFTELDLEEGLFKMINDGKRITSELIKEIRNSFFNKY; from the coding sequence ATGAATAGTATATTATTCATAGCTTTAGGAGGAGGAGGGGATGTAATTTCAGCTGCAATGTTAGCATTAGCATTTCGTAGAATTGGTATAAAAACAAATATAGCAAGTATTGTATGGGAAAGATTTTCAATAGACCCAATCCCTGGACCTATAAGATTTAATGAAATTAAGAATGCTGAAAAAATAGGAGAATATTCAATGATAGTTTTTGAAAATACAAAAGCAATAAGAGGAGGAAAAGAAATATTATTTCAAGCAGTTAATGTTTCAAAAGCTATTAAAGAAGAAATAGGAATTGTAGATATTAATAGTGGAGTAGAAGGGCTTGAAAAAGGTATTAAAGAGCTTGCTAAATTTTTAAAATGTAATAAAATAATAGGCGTAGATGTAGGTGGGGATATACTTTCAACTGGATTTGAAAAGAATTTATGGAGTCCTTTAGCTGATTTTTTAGGATTAGCAGCATTATCTAAACAAAATGGAATAATTGCAGTTCACTCTCTTGGAAGTGATGGTGAACTTAATTTAAATTATTTATTAAAAAGAATAGCATTTATAACAAAAAAAGGAGGGTTTTTAGGAATAAGAGGAATGAATAAATATGATATTGAAATTTTAGAAAGAATTTTAAATTATGCAGAAAGTGAAGCTAGTAGAGTTTCACTTATGGCATGGAAAGGTTTCTATGGATATTTAAAATTAAGAAATAATTCAAGAAAAACTTTTGTTACTCCTTTAAATACATTAACATTTTTTCTAAAATCAAAAATAGTTGCGAAATATAATCCAGTAATAAAAGAATTAATGAATACAAAAAGTTTAGAAGAGGCAAGAAAAGTATTAAATGAAAAAAATATTTTTACTGAATTAGATTTAGAAGAAGGATTATTTAAAATGATTAATGATGGTAAGAGAATTACAAGTGAATTAATAAAAGAAATAAGAAATTCTTTTTTTAATAAATATTAA
- a CDS encoding ABC transporter ATP-binding protein, translated as MSLEVINLCFSYNSNFSLNNVSLKVDKGKVLALIGPNGAGKSTLLKCIVGIIKPNSGKIIFDGKDISNLSERERAKIIAYLPQYVPIIFPITVFDSIILGRLPFFDLMPSKQDYKIVENIINYLNLSSYSNRYIDELSGGERQRVHIARVIAQETKVILLDELSANLDIKYQHEVLELITKITHENNKSTIIALHDINLALKYADEIAIMNNGKIVKCGHPEEIITKDIIKQIYGIDVDLIDFNGRKRILI; from the coding sequence ATGAGTTTAGAAGTTATTAATCTTTGTTTTAGTTATAATTCTAATTTTTCACTTAATAATGTATCTCTTAAAGTTGATAAAGGAAAAGTTTTAGCATTAATTGGTCCTAATGGTGCAGGAAAGAGTACTTTATTAAAATGTATTGTAGGAATAATCAAACCAAATAGTGGTAAAATAATATTTGATGGAAAAGATATTTCTAATCTTTCAGAAAGAGAAAGGGCAAAAATTATCGCTTATTTACCACAATATGTGCCAATAATTTTTCCAATTACTGTATTTGATAGTATAATCTTAGGTAGACTTCCATTTTTTGATTTAATGCCTTCTAAACAAGATTATAAGATTGTAGAAAATATAATTAATTATTTAAATTTATCATCATATTCAAATAGATATATTGATGAATTAAGTGGTGGAGAAAGACAAAGAGTACATATTGCAAGAGTAATTGCACAAGAAACTAAAGTAATATTACTTGATGAATTATCAGCAAATTTAGATATTAAATATCAACATGAAGTATTAGAATTAATAACAAAAATAACTCATGAAAATAATAAATCAACAATAATTGCCCTTCATGATATAAATCTTGCACTTAAATATGCAGATGAAATTGCAATAATGAATAATGGAAAAATTGTAAAATGTGGACATCCTGAAGAAATAATAACAAAAGATATAATTAAACAAATTTATGGAATAGATGTTGATTTAATAGATTTCAATGGAAGAAAAAGGATATTAATTTAA
- a CDS encoding iron ABC transporter permease, producing the protein MVKNSQKSKIFFIFLLFIVLIILIGIAACFGSVNLSFIEVYQIIFSKFFPFYIKSDPSSEYIIWNLRLPRLFGAIIVGSALSAGGAICQAILRNPLASPFTMGLSSAAGFGASLAIILGAGVLTYSGGYTYIITNELLVISNAFIFCILCALIVSFLAKIKGFNPTTIILAGVAIGYFFSAGTSILQYFSQAEALKAVIMWLLGDLGRSSWKNLPLMSLALITIPFLLTISWKLNALNLGDDTAISLGVNIKKLRMLCILIVSFMTSITISFVGVISFICLISPHIARMIVGNNNEYLIITSSLIGAILLLIADTIARTIMSPFILPIGAITSCIGGPFFIYLLLKSRRSYFS; encoded by the coding sequence TTGGTAAAAAATTCTCAAAAAAGTAAGATATTTTTTATTTTTTTATTATTTATTGTTCTCATAATTTTAATTGGAATTGCTGCTTGTTTTGGATCAGTTAATTTAAGTTTTATAGAAGTTTATCAAATTATTTTTTCCAAATTTTTTCCATTTTACATTAAATCGGATCCATCTTCAGAATATATTATTTGGAATCTTCGCTTACCACGTTTATTTGGTGCAATAATTGTTGGTTCTGCCTTATCTGCAGGAGGTGCTATTTGTCAAGCAATTCTCAGAAATCCCTTAGCCTCTCCATTTACCATGGGTCTGTCTTCAGCTGCAGGTTTTGGAGCTTCTTTAGCAATAATACTTGGTGCAGGAGTATTGACTTATTCAGGAGGATATACCTATATTATCACTAATGAATTATTAGTAATATCAAATGCTTTTATTTTTTGTATATTATGTGCACTAATAGTTTCTTTCCTAGCTAAAATTAAGGGTTTTAATCCAACAACGATTATACTAGCTGGTGTTGCTATAGGATACTTTTTTAGTGCTGGTACATCAATTCTACAATATTTCAGTCAAGCTGAAGCATTAAAAGCAGTGATAATGTGGCTTCTTGGAGATCTTGGAAGATCAAGTTGGAAAAATTTACCCTTAATGTCTTTAGCTTTAATTACAATACCATTTTTATTAACTATAAGCTGGAAGCTTAATGCCTTAAATTTAGGTGATGATACTGCTATTAGTCTTGGTGTTAATATTAAGAAATTAAGAATGTTATGTATTTTAATTGTAAGTTTTATGACTTCAATAACAATTTCTTTTGTAGGAGTTATAAGTTTCATATGTTTAATTTCTCCACATATTGCTAGAATGATTGTTGGTAATAATAATGAATATCTTATAATTACTTCTTCACTTATTGGAGCAATTTTACTCTTAATAGCAGATACCATAGCTAGAACAATAATGTCTCCTTTTATATTGCCTATTGGCGCAATTACTTCATGTATTGGCGGTCCTTTTTTTATATACTTATTGCTCAAAAGTAGGAGGAGTTATTTCTCATGA
- a CDS encoding ABC transporter substrate-binding protein has protein sequence MLFNNKALTKTWTIIAIAMIALIFFSIGYMIANLYSTPINQSIQTSNMTIIDSSGKYITLNVPVKRIVVLTSDAAIAIKLLNASNAIVGVSDVVAKYPTLFKELSNLTNVGKWQSPDYETIVKLKPEVVISYTRWPGSELEEKLEPMGIKVVRLDLYIPSTMTQELKILGILLGKEKEAEKICKWINDLEKLISDRLSKIKEEDKIRSYLETYTSWSVAGPGSGLYDLAIKAGLKPIGEFTIPYPKVSAEWVIKQNPDFIVKPVIVNPIDATIEDYEIVKSDVINRLNITNAVKNNRIIILPGRLAYNPSYPIAVLCIAKSAYPSLFNDLDPKVLLQQYLSFLGLELKGIWWYPW, from the coding sequence ATGTTATTTAATAATAAGGCTTTAACAAAAACTTGGACAATTATAGCAATTGCCATGATTGCCCTAATATTCTTCTCCATAGGTTATATGATTGCTAATCTATACTCTACTCCTATTAATCAAAGTATACAAACAAGTAATATGACAATAATTGACTCATCTGGTAAATACATTACTCTTAATGTTCCAGTCAAAAGAATTGTTGTCTTAACTAGTGATGCTGCAATTGCAATAAAACTTCTTAATGCTTCTAATGCTATTGTTGGAGTTTCTGATGTAGTAGCTAAATATCCAACTCTATTTAAAGAACTTTCTAATTTAACAAATGTAGGTAAATGGCAAAGTCCTGATTATGAGACTATAGTAAAATTAAAGCCAGAAGTTGTAATTTCTTATACAAGATGGCCAGGATCTGAACTTGAAGAAAAACTTGAACCTATGGGAATAAAAGTAGTAAGACTTGATTTATATATTCCATCAACAATGACTCAGGAATTAAAGATTTTAGGCATTCTACTAGGTAAGGAAAAAGAAGCTGAGAAAATCTGTAAATGGATAAACGACTTAGAAAAATTAATTAGTGATAGATTAAGTAAAATTAAAGAAGAAGATAAAATAAGGTCTTATTTAGAAACATATACTTCATGGTCTGTTGCAGGACCTGGAAGTGGATTATATGATCTTGCAATTAAAGCAGGTTTAAAACCAATAGGTGAGTTTACAATACCATATCCAAAAGTGAGTGCTGAATGGGTTATTAAACAAAATCCAGACTTTATTGTAAAACCTGTAATTGTAAATCCAATAGATGCCACTATTGAAGATTATGAAATAGTAAAATCTGATGTAATAAATAGATTAAATATCACTAATGCTGTTAAGAATAATAGGATAATTATTCTACCAGGTAGATTGGCTTATAATCCATCATACCCAATAGCAGTACTTTGTATTGCAAAATCTGCTTATCCCTCTTTATTTAATGATTTAGATCCAAAGGTATTATTACAACAGTACTTATCATTTCTAGGATTAGAACTTAAAGGAATTTGGTGGTATCCTTGGTAA
- a CDS encoding DUF296 domain-containing protein: protein MSYIEVKGQREFLCKLPYDADLLLSLKDLAKKLNVNTGIFTLLGALKTASLFYYIQNEKRYVKITFDFPVEIVSGIGNIAILNNDVLVHAHLVLSDREGKCYGGHLTEGSRIFACEVYLKELSPIIFRKYDSTTGLNLFDI from the coding sequence ATGAGTTATATAGAAGTTAAAGGTCAAAGAGAATTTCTTTGTAAACTTCCATATGATGCTGATCTTTTATTATCATTAAAGGATTTAGCAAAAAAACTAAATGTAAATACTGGCATATTCACATTATTGGGGGCTTTAAAGACCGCATCTTTATTTTACTATATTCAAAATGAAAAAAGATATGTAAAAATTACATTTGATTTTCCTGTTGAAATAGTTTCTGGAATTGGTAATATTGCAATTCTTAATAATGATGTATTAGTTCATGCACATCTTGTTCTTTCTGATAGAGAAGGTAAGTGTTATGGAGGACATTTAACTGAAGGATCAAGGATTTTTGCATGTGAAGTATATCTTAAAGAACTTTCACCTATAATATTTAGAAAATATGATTCTACAACTGGTTTAAATCTTTTTGATATATAA